The Phaenicophaeus curvirostris isolate KB17595 chromosome 6, BPBGC_Pcur_1.0, whole genome shotgun sequence genome segment CATGGGAATGCAAGCAGGACACAAGATCTGCTGGAAACCTCTGCTTTTCTGGGCCATGAGCTGAAGGCCAGGGAAGTTGTCCTGCTGCAGCTCTAGACTTCAGCATGGGAGTGTTGAATCTCAATAAACCTTAGCAGGAGACCCACAACTCACAAGGCATCTGTGTTTAGATGTCCTAATGTGTGAGCTGAAGCCCACTGTTGATCTCTTTTTCATTCTATTCAGTCTCGGACCCTAACTCTGTCACCAAGATGTGGAGAAGACAGATTTATTCATGACGATGTGTTTAGAGGCTGTGCCAGTGAGGTTCATGCATGTATTGTAGATAAAGCAGATAAAACTCTCCTAGGTTCCTTGAGCCTCTTCCTTTAGTGAGGCTTTTTAAGTAACTTCCAGCATAGATCTCATAACccataaagaaatataaataaatagatcTATCTTCATTTTCCACCCTCTTCCAGACTTCTGAAAACTGACTCTGGAGGAGAATAAAGGACAAACCtgagcagaaaagcagccctgggagcaagctggaagggtttggggaTGCCATGGAGCCCACATAAGACACTCCCTTATTGTATCTTTCCAGCCTTGACTTCATGGTCTATTTTTAGCACATCAAAAGATTTAACAGTTTTGGAACAGCCAGTTTAGTGGTGTTGGGAGAAGGTTCCAGCCCTGCCATTCATGACCCAGAAGGCAGATTCAGATGCTTGATTCATCAGGAGGCTCTTTCCCAAACACGGTGGCTGAACCGATGGGTCGCACCCGTCCCCTGTCATGGGACGGCAGCGAAAgctccttctctccctgcagtGACTCACAGGCTGACAGATTCCTTCCTGAAGCATCGAGGCTGAAAGTACAGCTGTTCCCCcgtccccctccctccctccttgtcCAATGTGTCATATTAAAGGGTGATCGGCTTACACATGCTCCAGTATGGATTCCTTAAGCTTTGTAACGCTGTGTCTATATATAAAGCCCTACGCTGGAAACTGAAGTACACAGACAGCTGCGAGAGCAGCAAGCGTTCCACATTCCCAGTGTGCTGACAGTCTGGAAGCAAGGGAGACTCACAAGCCCTGCTTTAAAATCCTTTACCAAGGGCTCAGGTATAGATCTaatcataaatatatatacatatatatatatataagaagaattggggaaaaaaagaagggttaCTCTTCACCATGGGTTTGCCTTTTGATCAAGTGGAAGAACTGCGTCTCTACCAGCAAACTCTCCTCCAGGATGGACTCAAAGACATGTTGGACCACAATAAGTTTCTGGACTGTGTCTTAAAAGTCAAGGGAAAGGAGTTTCCCTGCCATCGGCTTGTGCTGGCAGCTTGCAGCCCATATTTTCGAGCAATGTTCCTCTCAGACATGGAAGAGAGCAAGAAGAGGGAGGTCAGTTTAGAAGATGTTGATCCAGATGTCATGGGCAAGATCCTCCATTACATCTACACCTCCGAACTGGAGATCACAGAGCAGAATGTGCAGGACATCTTCTCCGTGGCCAACATGTTCCAGATCCCCTCCATCTTCACTGTGTGTGTGTCCTTCTTACAGAAGCGGCTCTGCCTCAGCAACTGCTTGGCTATCTTCAGGCTGGGCTTGATGCTGGATTGTGCCCGGCTGGCTGTGGCAGCTCGAGATTTCATTTGTGATAGATTTGCATTGGTCTCTCGGGACGAGGAGTTCTACCAGCTTTCACCTGATGAGCTTATTGCCATCATCTCCAGTGACTCCCTCAACATCGAGAAGGAGGAGACAGTCTTCGAAACAGTGATGAAATGGGTGGGGACCAAGGACCATGAGGGCCGGCAAAAGGCCTTGCCTGTCATCTTTGAAAGCATCCGCTTCCGCCTCATGCCCAACGACTACATCAAGGACCACGTGGAGAAGCACGCCATGGTAAAGTCCAACCCGGAGCTGCTCAAGAAATTGCAGATGGTGAAGGATGCCCAAAAAGGCAAATTCACTGtggtgaagaagaagaaagtgaagaaaggcagtgaaaagcaagcaaaagacAATATTGTCAATGGGGCAGTAGATGAGGAGGAAGATACAGAGGAAGAGGCTCTCCCAGGGATCTTAAATGACACAATGCGCTTTGGGATGTTCCTCCAGGACCTTATTTTCATGGTGAGTGACAGTGGAGCAGTAGCCTATGATCCCACTGCCAACGAGTGCTATTATGCCTCCCTGTCTACTCAAATCCCAAAGAACCACATCAGTATGGTGACCAAGGAGAACCAGATCTTCATTGTCGGAGGACTGTACTACAACGAGGACAGCAATGAGGATCCCATGAGTTCCTACTTCCTACAGGTACtagctttatctttcttttgtttctctgacCACTTTGGAGCATTACTAGCCTTAAGCTTCCATGTGACGCCAGTAACTTACATTGTCATTTGATGTTAAAGGGAAAGTTGAAATTAATGTGAAATACCTGAGTTGTTTTACTAGACATCCTTCCACTCAGATGGGGTTCTAGTCATTGAGAAAGGGACTTTAAGGCGTAGGTAACAGGAATAACTGTTCACGATCCAAGCCATGAATGTGGACCATGTTGAACAGTGTATTTGGTCAAGCCTGGGCTACCATACACCACACTAACTGAAAGGTTAAGGGCATCAGATCTGGGTTCAGGTTTGCATCTTTCATGATCGCTGATTACAAACCCCCAGGCAAAACCCAAGGGTGACTCTGACAGATGCCAACAGCTACGACCACAGAGAAAACACTCCAAGGACACAGGTCCCTACCTACCAATACGTACCCCATTTCCAGTGCTGTTCTGCCTCCCCAGGGGTATGCCAGGTCCATAACAGAGTCTCTGGCCATTTCTAGCATATGTGGAGGAAACCATGGTGTGACGTCTTTTGGGATCCTCCACAAGAAAAGTGGCTTTTCTAACTCAGAATTAACCAATGCTGGGATCAGATGGAGCTGTGCACAGGCAATCTGAGCCCCAGCCTGGGCTGTAACCCAAGAGCACCTTTCCTGTAGACAGCACAAGGCACCTACCCTTCCTGCTGACCCTGTAGGAATCCACTAAATCCTCTGTCCTTCCTCTCATACCCAGaaatctttttgttcttctgccaTGGCTCACATatcttttggaagaaaacaataaCATGTCCAGGCAGAAAGCATAAAGTAAGGATGGTTCCCAAGCTGAGACATACAGACTTGTTCCCTCCATTGCCTCATTGCATGGGTAGGTCTGCACACCTGCACCAGGTGTGTGCAAGGACCGTGCTTGTTCTCGCCTGGAAAGGGTCAGGCTTTGGAGCCTATGCAGCCCACGTAAAGCCTGTGAAATGAGAAGTCAGCAGGAAGACGCTGCAGCCCTAGGAAGCAGGATGGAGGTCCAGAGAGGTCATAAAGTCTCCATCCTTTTGACACATTTAATATTTGACTGCACAAACCCCTGGCAACCTGCTCTAACTCCAGAGCTGCACCTCCCTGAGCATGAGGGCTGGATGAAAGAacttttgaggtcccttcaacctAAAttagtctgtgattctatgctgcAAACAGCAAGATTTCTATATGTGGCTCCCAATTTGCCACTGACTCAGTAGCAAATGCCCTGGCCATCGTGTGGCCCTTTTTAGCTCTTTCTCCTCAAGAAGGGGACAGTGGTCCCTTCTCAGCTTGCTGTGGTGTTCATGCATGGGAGGTGCAGACAAGCCCCAGGGCTGGAAGATGCCATCAGTTAGTAAAGGTATAATTTATTGTCATCGGTGCCATTACTTAGCTCACTGTTTCTGTACGAGTGAGAGAAACTTCTGagcatttctttcagctgaaatttcaCAGAGATATAGACAGGAAGCTGCATGACAGACCCTTGAATCATCATGTCAGCATCTTACACCTTCTGACTCTCTTTCTGGCCTCCCTGATTTCACATTCCCCCTGCTGAAGCCAGCAGAGTTAGGTCAGGGGTAGTTTAAACTTAAGGGCAACcactaaaatacaaaaaaaatgctgataaatCCCAGAGGCCTTGCAAATTTTGTCAGGAACAAAATGATTCCATTGACATTTCAGATGGAAAAGGGTTATCCGGTATATGTCACGTCTAAAATCTATAATTTGAAGACAGAGTTGAATCCATTAAGAAGCAGGAACTATACTGGTGACTGTGCTGCTGAGGTTTGCACTATAAATTAGACATATGTGGACCACAGCTTACAAAGAGACAATAACCACAGGCACTCAGCTGGGGCTGAGTCTTTGGAGGCAGCCCAGCAAGCTGAAGCTCTTTGGCCTGAGCCCACAGCAAACAGTCCTTCAGGCAATGATGCGTCACAGCTTCATCTTGCAGAGTCCCATCAAATTGGCTGCAAGACATCACTCCAGGCTTAACCCACAAAGTCTCTGCTCTGCTACCAAGCTACATAAAATTTTTTATTGCCCTGGTTTATAGTTCCCATAAAGCCACAGTGCCCGGAGACTCCCCAGACTCCTAACAttgcacatctttttttttttctttctggtggGAAACATGGCAAAGCCTTGATGTCCAAGGATCTGCAAGAATTTGGCCATCTGATCTAGTAGAGCTGCATGGATCGATTTCCCCATCTATCAATCAGATGCGTCTGGCACACTCTGGTCAGCAAAAATTGCTCTAAGTTTTGCAGCACGACCTCAGTTGTGTCAGACTGTACTGGGTAGACAGAAACTGCGTAAATAGGCTTTGTGCAGATAGACATGCATGTTTCATCTCATGAACTTCACACACGCTTAGGTGGAACGGGATAGCATCAGTATCTtgagaagcagaggagggacATGGCAACTGATAATTTGCCAGAAAGCAGAATAATTGATGGGAGAAGAAGGGTCTTGGGAGTGAGCTGCATAGCCAACATTGTCAATACCACGTTGTTACCTGGCAGAGATGGAAAACATCAAGATGAAACATCGGGGTGTGTGCTACAGCTGAAGAGGTTCAGGCAAAATTTCTGTGATGGAAGTTCTTCAGGTGCTGCAGGCCCAGGAATTATCTGTTCTAAGTCCAGGATGGGACTCTCATCTGCAGATGGCCAACCTTGTTCCGAGTCAAGGCTTTGGTGCAGAGAGCAGAACACGTTCCTGCTGGTGCATCTCAGCTCTTATACCTGTCAAAAAACATATGCCATAGGATATATGACCTGGATTTGCACTAAGATCCCCTGTCCTGCACCAGATGGTAAAGCACAGGCAGAGACCAACACTGCAGAAAGTGCCTACTGGGGTGACCAAGATACACGTAGGAATGGAGTTTGCCCTTAGCCTCTGGGCCCTGATTTCTGTGCTAAGCAAATGGACGGGGCGAGCACACGCTAATGGCCATCTGTTCCCTTTCAGTACGACCATCTGGACGCAGACTGGCTGGGGAtgccccccctgccctcccctcgCTGCCTCTTTGGCCTGGGAGAAGCAGAAAACTCCATTTTTGTGGTCGGAGGGAAAGAactgaaagagggagaaaagaccTTGGATTCGGTCCTGTGCTATGACCGGCTGTAAGTGTCCACGTGCGACTTTGGGGTGGGAGGTGGTTGACAGGAGAAGGCAAAGCAGGTGTGGTGTACAATGACCCCAGTGCTGCAGGGACCAAAAGGTTTTGGAGATAGGGCTCAAACTCCATATCTCGATGCTGGCACCACTGGGATTGTCTCAAGCTGTGCCCTGGGGCTCTGAGCTccctctctccagctgctctgcttaTTGTAA includes the following:
- the KLHL40 gene encoding kelch-like protein 40; the protein is MGLPFDQVEELRLYQQTLLQDGLKDMLDHNKFLDCVLKVKGKEFPCHRLVLAACSPYFRAMFLSDMEESKKREVSLEDVDPDVMGKILHYIYTSELEITEQNVQDIFSVANMFQIPSIFTVCVSFLQKRLCLSNCLAIFRLGLMLDCARLAVAARDFICDRFALVSRDEEFYQLSPDELIAIISSDSLNIEKEETVFETVMKWVGTKDHEGRQKALPVIFESIRFRLMPNDYIKDHVEKHAMVKSNPELLKKLQMVKDAQKGKFTVVKKKKVKKGSEKQAKDNIVNGAVDEEEDTEEEALPGILNDTMRFGMFLQDLIFMVSDSGAVAYDPTANECYYASLSTQIPKNHISMVTKENQIFIVGGLYYNEDSNEDPMSSYFLQYDHLDADWLGMPPLPSPRCLFGLGEAENSIFVVGGKELKEGEKTLDSVLCYDRLSFKWGEADPLPYAVYGHAVVSHKDLVYVIGGKGSDKKCLKKMCVYDPSKFEWKELAPMKTARSLFGATVHKDKIYVAAGVIDSGLTNSVEVYDIATNKWDTFTEFPQERSSVSLVSLAGVLYLLGGFATVETESKELVPTELNDVWRYDEEQKKWEGVLREIQYASGATFLPVRLNVLRLTKM